In Bos mutus isolate GX-2022 chromosome 10, NWIPB_WYAK_1.1, whole genome shotgun sequence, a single window of DNA contains:
- the ZNF609 gene encoding zinc finger protein 609 isoform X5, which translates to MESPVSTPAVLPLHLLVPVVSNDISSPCEQIMVRTRSVGVNTCDVALATEPECLGPCEPGTSVNLEGIVWQETEDGMLVVNVTWRNKTYVGTLLDCTRHDWAPPRFCDSPTSDLEMRNGRGRGKRMRPNSNTPVNETATASDSKGTSSSSKTRAGANSKGRRGSQNSSEHRPPASSTSEDVKASPSSANKRKNKPLSDMELNSSSEDSKGSKRVRTNSMGSATGPLPGTKVEPTVLDRNCPSPVLIDCPHPNCNKKYKHINGLKYHQAHAHTDDDSKPEADGDSEYGEEPALHADLGSCNGASVSQKGSLSPARSATPKVRLVEPHSPSPSSKFSTKGLCKKKLSGEGDTDLGALSNDGSDDGPSVMDETSNDAFDSLERKCMEKEKCKKPSSLKPEKIPSKSLKSARPIAPAIPPQQIYTFQTATFTAASPGSSSGLTTTVVQAMPNSPQLKPIQPKPTVMGEPFTVNPALTPAKDKKKKEKKKKESSKELESPLTPGKVCRAEEGKSPFRESSGDGMKMEGLLNGSSDPHQSRLASIKAEADKIYSFTDNAPSPSIGGSSRLDSTTPTQPMTPLHVVTQNGAEASSVKTNSPAYSDISDAGEDGEGKVDSVKSKDPEQLVKEGAKKTLFPPQPQSKDSPYYQGFESYYSPSYAQSSPGALNPSSQAGVESQALKTKKDEEPETIEGKVKNDVCEEKKPELSSSSQQPSVIQQRPNMYMQSLYYNQYAYVPPYGYSDQSYHTHLLSTNSAYRQQYEEQQKRQSLEQQQRGLDKKAEMGLKEREAALKEDWKQKPSIPPTLTKAPSLTDLVKSGPSKAKEPGADPAKSVIIPKLDDSSKLPSQAPEGLKVKLSEASHLGKEASEAKTGADCGRQAEVDPILWYRQEAEPRMWTYVYPAKYSDIKPEDERWKEERDRKLKEERSRSKDSVPKEDGKESTSSDCKLPTSEEPRLGGKEPRPSVHVPVSSPLTQHQPYIPYMHGYSYSQSYDPSHPSYRGMPAVMMQNYPGSYLPSSYSFSPYGSKVSGGEDADKARASPSVSCKSSSESKALDILQQHASHYKSKSPTISDKTSQERDRGGCGVVGGGGSCSSVGGAGGGERSVDRPRTSPSQRLMSTHHHHHHLGYSLLPAQYNLPYAAGLSSTAIVASQQGSTPSLYPPPRR; encoded by the exons GGATGTTAGTGGTGAATGTAACGTGGAGAAACAAGACTTACGTAGGTACACTTCTTGACTGCACACGGCACGATTGGGCACCCCCAAG GTTCTGTGACTCTCCCACCAGTGACTTGGAAATGCGCAATGGTCGGGGTAGAGGCAAACGCATGCGTCCCAACAGTAACACGCCTGTCAATGAGACAGCCACAGCCTCTGACAGCAAagggaccagcagcagcagcaaaacccgAGCGGGAGCCAATAGCAAAGGCCGTCGGGGCAGCCAGAATTCTTCAGAACATCGCCCACCTGCCAGTAGCACCTCCGAGGATGTCAAGGCCAGCCCTTCCTCAGCTAATAAGCGGAAAAACAAACCCCTTTCAGACATGGAGCTGAATTCTAGCTCAGAGGACTCCAAAGGGAGCAAACGTGTCCGTACGAATTCCATGGGCTCAGCCACTGGCCCCCTCCCTGGGACCAAGGTGGAACCCACTGTTCTAGACAGAAATTGTCCTTCCCCAGTCCTGATTGATTGTCCCCACCCTAACTGCAACAAAAAGTACAAGCACATCAATGGACTTAAGTACCACCAAGCTCATGCCCATACAGATGACGACAGCAAGCCAGAAGCAGACGGAGACAGTGAGTACGGAGAGGAGCCCGCCCTCCATGCAGATCTCGGGAGCTGCAATGGCGCATCTGTCTCACAGAAGGGTTCCCTATCCCCTGCCCGGTCAGCTACCCCCAAAGTTCGGCTCGTGGAGCCCCATAGCCCTTCTCCTTCAAGCAAATTCAGCACAAAAGGCCTCTGTAAGAAAAAGTTGAGTGGGGAAGGGGACACAGATCTTGGGGCCTTATCCAATGATGGCTCTGATGATGGACCCTCAGTAATGGATGAAACAAGCAATGATGCTTTTGATTCTTTGGAAAGGAAGtgtatggaaaaggaaaaatgtaaaaagccCTCTAGTTTGAAACCTGAAAAGATTCCTTCCAAAAGTTTAAAGTCAGCCCGGCCCATCGCCCCTGCCATTCCCCCACAGCAAATTTATACCTTCCAGACAGCCACCTTCACGGCAGCAAGCCCAGGCTCCTCCTCAGGCTTGACCACCACTGTGGTCCAGGCCATGCCCAACAGCCCCCAACTGAAGCCCATTCAGCCCAAGCCCACTGTGATGGGAGAACCTTTCACAGTCAACCCTGCCTTGACTCCAGCCaaggacaagaaaaagaaagagaaaaaaaagaaggaatcttCAAAGGAACTTGAAAGTCCTCTGACCCCTGGGAAGGTATGTCGAGCAGAAGAAGGCAAAAGCCCATTCAGGGAATCATCGGGAGATGGGATGAAAATGGAGGGCCTCCTGAATGGCTCCTCAGACCCCCACCAGAGCCGACTGGCCAGCATCAAGGCAGAAGCTGACAAGATCTACAGCTTCACAGACAATGCTCCCAGCCCTTCAATTGGAGGCAGTAGCCGCCTAGATAGCACTACCCCTACCCAGCCCATGACCCCGTTACACGTAGTGACCCAGAATGGAGCTGAAGCCAGCTCAGTCAAAACCAACAGCCCTGCATACTCTGACAtttctgatgctggggaggatggAGAGGGCAAAGTGGACAGCGTCAAATCCAAGGACCCTGAACAGCTGGTCAAGGAAGGGGCCAAGAAAACTCTCTTCCCCCCTCAGCCACAAAGCAAAGACTCACCATATTACCAAGGCTTTGAAAGTTACTACTCTCCAAGCTACGCACAGTCCAGCCCAGGGGCTCTGAACCCCAGCAGCCAGGCAGGAGTGGAGAGCCAGGCTCTGAAGACAAAAAAGGATGAGGAACCTGAGACCATAGAGGGAAAAGTGAAGAATGATGTCTGTGAAGAAAAGAAGCCTGAGCTGAGCAGTTCCAGCCAGCAGCCCTCCGTCATCCAGCAGCGTCCCAACATGTACATGCAGTCCCTGTATTACAACCAGTATGCCTACGTGCCGCCCTACGGCTACAGCGACCAGAGCTACCACACCCACCTCCTGAGCACCAACTCCGCTTACCGACAGCAGTACGAAGAGCAGCAGAAACGGCAGAGCTTGGAGCAGCAGCAGCGAGGACTGGACAAGAAGGCCGAGATGGGCCTGAAGGAGCGGGAGGCAGCCCTCAAGGAAGACTGGAAGCAAAAGCCGTCAATTCCACCAACTCTCACTAAGGCCCCCAGCCTCACGGACCTGGTGAAGTCAGGACCCAGCAAGGCGAAGGAGCCAGGGGCGGATCCTGCCAAGTCAGTCATTATTCCCAAGTTAGATGACTCCTCCAAACTCCCCAGCCAGGCCCCAGAAGGACTTAAAGTAAAGCTGAGTGAGGCCAGCCACCTAGGCAAGGAGGCTTCTGAGGCCAAGACAGGTGCCGACTGTGGCCGACAGGCAGAGGTGGATCCAATACTCTGGTACCGACAG GAAGCAGAGCCCCGGATGTGGACGTATGTCTATCCTGCCAAGTACTCGGACATCAAGCCAGAGGATGAGCGGTGGAAAGAGGAGCGGGACCGCAaactgaaggaggaaaggagTCGGAGTAAGGACTCTGTTCCCAAGGAGGATGGGAAGGAAAGCACAAGCAGTGACTGCAAGCTGCCCACATCAGAGGAACCCCGCCTTGGGGGCAAGGAGCCCCGACCCAGTGTCCACGTGCCTGTGTCCTCCCCCCTCACGCAGCACCAGCCCTACATCCCCTACATGCACGGCTACTCCTACAGCCAGTCCTATGACCCCAGCCACCCCAGCTACCGTGGCATGCCTGCCGTGATGATGCAGAACTACCCAG GTTCCTACCTGCCTTCCAGCTATTCTTTCTCCCCATATGGCAGCAAGGTCTCGGGGGGTGAAGATGCTGACAAGGCCCGAGCCAGCCCCAGCGTCAGTTGTAAATCCAGCTCAGAGTCCAAAGCCCTGGACATCTTGCAGCAGCATGCCAGTCACTACAAGAGCAAGTCTCCCACG ATAAGTGATAAAACTTCTCAGGAGAGAGATCGGGGAGGCTGTGGGGTGGTTGGGGGTGGTGGCAGCTGTAGCAGCGTCGGGGGAGCAGGCGGGGGTGAAAGGAGTGTTGACCGGCCCCGCACCTCCCCTTCTCAGCGCCTGATGTCCacgcaccatcaccaccaccacctggggTACTCACTGCTCCCAGCACAGTACAACTTACCCTATGCAGCAG GGCTTTCTTCTACAGCCATTGTTGCCAGCCAGCAAGGCTCGACTCCTTCACTCTACCCACCCCCCCGGAGGTGA
- the OAZ2 gene encoding ornithine decarboxylase antizyme 2 (protein translation is dependent on polyamine-induced +1 ribosomal frameshift), with product MINTQDSSILPLSNCPQLQCCRHIVPGPLWCSDAPHPLSKIPGGRGGGRDPSLSALIYKDEKLTVTQDLPVNDGKPHIVHFQYEVTEVKVSSWDAVLSSQSLFVEIPDGLLADGSKEGLLALLEFAEEKMKVNYVFICFRKGREDRAPLLKTFSFLGFEIVRPGHPCVPSRPDVMFMVYPLDQNLSDED from the exons ATGATAAACACCCAGGACAG TAGTATTTTGCCTTTGAGTAACTGTCCCCAGCTCCAGTGCTGCAGGCACATTGTTCCGGGGCCTCTGTGGTGCTCC GATGCCCCTCACCCACTGTCGAAGATCCCCGGTGGGCGAGGGGGCGGCAGGGATCCTTCTCTCTCAGCTCTAATATATAAG GACGAGAAGCTCACTGTGACCCAGGACCTCCCTGTGAATGATGGAAAGCCTCACATCGTCCACTTCCAGTATGAGGTCACCGAGGTGAAGGTCTCTTCCTGGGATGCAGTCCTGTCCAGCCAGAGCCTGTTTGTAGAAATTCCAGATGGATTATTAGCTGATGGGAGCAAAGAAGG ATTGTTAGCACTGCTAGAGTTTGCTGAAGAGAAGATGAAAGTGAACTACGTCTTCATCTGCTTCAGGAAGGGCCGGGAAGACAGAG CTCCACTCCTGAAGACCTTCAGCTTCTTGGGCTTTGAGATTGTGCGTCCAGGCCATCCCTGTGTCCCCTCTCGACCAGATGTGATGTTCATGGTTTACCCCCTGGACCAGAACTTGTCCGATGAGGACTAA